A single Notoacmeibacter ruber DNA region contains:
- a CDS encoding enoyl-CoA hydratase-related protein: MEEEISEQSAAQQSPAVEMTLKDGIARIVLCNPVRRNAITREMWAGLTEAAKSLQDDEDLRVVLIRGQGQKAFASGADISEFGEARRSSEQAEAYTQTVQAAVEAIELIPVPVVALVHGFCIGAGTAIALACDMRYLDDQARFAVPAARLGIGYSPKWIKRLVDVVGKGYASEILMTGSQLDADAALRCQFANAVRPAAELDEFVEDRLQRMSRNAPLSMRASKAAIRECMAFDRDRDWQLPFDLSDRCASSRDYEEALDAFANKRSPDFHGR, from the coding sequence GTGGAAGAGGAAATATCCGAGCAGAGCGCCGCGCAGCAAAGCCCGGCGGTCGAAATGACGTTGAAGGACGGCATTGCACGTATTGTCTTGTGCAACCCCGTTCGTCGTAATGCGATAACGCGGGAAATGTGGGCCGGGCTGACGGAGGCAGCCAAGTCTCTGCAGGATGATGAGGATTTGCGCGTCGTCCTGATCAGGGGGCAGGGGCAGAAAGCCTTCGCTTCCGGGGCCGATATCAGCGAATTCGGCGAAGCGCGCCGTAGCAGCGAACAGGCTGAAGCGTACACTCAGACCGTGCAGGCTGCCGTGGAGGCGATCGAATTGATCCCGGTGCCGGTCGTTGCGCTGGTGCATGGGTTCTGCATCGGGGCGGGCACCGCAATCGCGCTCGCATGCGACATGCGCTATCTGGACGACCAGGCCCGTTTTGCAGTCCCCGCTGCTCGCCTCGGCATCGGCTACAGTCCGAAATGGATCAAGCGGCTCGTCGACGTTGTCGGCAAGGGCTATGCGTCCGAGATCCTGATGACCGGAAGCCAGTTGGATGCCGACGCTGCGCTTCGTTGTCAGTTTGCAAATGCCGTCCGCCCGGCCGCCGAGCTGGACGAGTTCGTTGAGGATCGACTCCAGCGCATGAGCCGAAACGCACCCCTTTCGATGAGAGCGTCGAAGGCGGCGATCCGCGAGTGTATGGCCTTCGACCGCGATCGCGACTGGCAACTCCCTTTCGACCTTTCAGATCGCTGCGCATCGAGCCGCGACTATGAGGAGGCGCTGGATGCCTTTGCAAACAAGCGCTCACCGGACTTCCACGGGCGATAG